In Gemmatimonadota bacterium, the genomic stretch TGTGACGCTCGACGAGGTCAAGGCACTCGCGGCGTGGATGACCTGGAAGTGTGCCGTGGTCAACCTGCCGTTCGGCGGCGCCAAGGGCGGCGTGATCTGTGACCCGACCACGATGTCCGACGGGGAACTCGAACGCGTCACTCGCCGTTACACCTCGGCGATCATTGACCTGCTCGGCCCTGACTCCGACGTCCCGGCACCCGACGTGAATACCAACGAGCGGGTCATGGCATGGATCATGGACACCTACTCGATGCACAAGCGGCACACGGTGACTGCCGTCGTGACCGGGAAGCCGATCGCAATGGGCGGCTCGCTCGGGCGGCGCGATGCCACCGGCCGCGGTTGCCTGGTTGTCACCAAGCGCGCGCTGCAGCGGCGCAAGCAGAAGGTGGCGGGCGCGACCGTTGCCGTGCAGGGTTTCGGCAATGTCGGCTCGACGGCCGCGCGGCTGATGCAGGCCGAAGGAATGAAGATCATCGCGGTGAGCGACAAGAGCGGGGGCGTGCACAACCCCAAGGGGCTCGACGTTGCCGACGTGCTCGAATGGCTCAAGAAGCATCGCGTGCTCGAGGGCTACCCGAAGGGGAAGCCGATCTCCAACGAGGAGCTGCTGACGCTGAAGTGCGACGTGCTCGTGCCGGCAGCGCTCGAAAACGTCATCACCAGCAAGAACGCGCATCAGATTCAGGCGAAGATCATCTGTGAAGGCGCCAACGGCCCCACGACGGCACAGGCCGACGCGATTCTCGAGGAGAAGGGGATCTACGTGATTCCCGATATTCTCGCGAATGCCGGCGGCGTGACGGTCTCGTATTTCGAATGGGTCCAGGATCGCGGCGGCTATTTCTGGGATGAAGAGACCGTCAACGAACGCCTCGAGAAGATCATGATCAAGGCGTTCGACGAGGTCTCGGAGATGTCGGAGAAGCATTCGGTGTCGATGCGGATCGGGGCCTACATGCTCTCGATCGACCGGGTTGCCGCTATGCACCGCCTCCGCGGAATGTATGCCTGATGCAGTTGCACCTCCTCGCGGTTGGCAAGCTCCGGCCCGCCTTCCGCGAGGCGTGTGACGAGTACCTCCGTCGCCTCCGGCGCGTCGTGGCCGTGACCGAGCGCGAAGTGCGCGAAGCGGGGCGGGCGGGGAGCGTGGCACAACAGCAAACGGACGAGGGAAAGCGATTGCTCGAGGCGCTGCCGGACGATACCGACCTGACGCTGCTCGATCTTGACGGTGAACCCTGGTCGAGCGAGCAAGTGGCCGAACAGCTGCAACGGTGGCGGCTGCGCGGTCGCGATCACGCACTCGTGATCGGTGGCGCGGTCGGGGTGGCGCCCACGCTCCGCCAGCGCGCTACTTCCAGCTGGAGCCTCGGCCCGCTGACGCTACCGCACGAACTCGCGCGCGTCGTGGTCGCCGAGCAGCTCTATCGAGCGACGACCATTCTCAACGGTGAACCGTATCACAAGGGGAATCGGTGATGCGGGTATTCTCTCACCCCGTAATCCCGGGCGCGGCCATCGCGCCTCGCGCCGCGACCTGGTCTGATTTGCTCACGCCGGCCTTGCTGCAGGTCCCGGGCACCGAAGCGGCGATCGCCGCCCTCCATGCTCCGGGAGCGCTCGTTGTCACCACGGGCCAGCAGCCTGGCCTCTTCGGCGGCCCGCTGTACACCGTGCACAAGGCACTTGGGGCGGCGGCACTCGCGGCCGAACTCTCGGCACGCTGGAAGCGTCCTGTCGTCCCGCTCTTCTGGCTCGCCGGTGACGATCATGATTTCGCCGAGGCGAGCACGGCGTCGTGGCTCGATGCCGATGGGGCATTGCAGGAGTGGCATCTCGCACCGCGCGACGCGGCGGCGCCGCAACGCTCGATGGCCCGTGAACCGCTGCCAGCCGAAATCCTCAGCGGCCTCCGCACGCTTGAGCAGAGCCTTCCTGGCGGCGAGGAGCGCGATGCGACGCTGACCTGGCTGCGGCGCCATTACGTACCGGGGCACACGCTGCATTCGGCGTACGCCGGGGCGATTGCCGAGCTGCTGGCGCCGTGGGGCATTCTCTGTATCGACCCAACCGGCACCGCATTCAAGCGGGCGCAAGTGCCGCTGCTGACCCGCGCGCTCGAGCGCGCCAGCGAACTCGACGCCGCACTCGCTGCGCTTCCGGACGCCGGAACCGGCATCGCGGCTGGAGAGGGAGCCACCCTCGTCTTCTACGAACACGAGTCGGGACGTGACCGTTTGCTGGTGGACGGCGACGGCTTTCGCGGGCGTCGTACCGGCGTGCACTTCACCCGTGACACGCTGCTCGCGGAACTCGCCGCATATCCTGAGCGATGGTCGGCGAACGTGCTGCTGCGCCCTGTTGTCGAAGCGGCGCTGCTCCCCACTGTGGCCTACGTCGCCGGCCCGGGCGAGTATCGCTACCTGACCCGGCAGGCCGCCACCCTCTATCCGTTACTGGACGTCGCCCCGCAGGTCCCGGTGCCGCGCTGGACCGGAACCGTGGTTGAACCGTGGGCCGAGCGTCTCCTCGATCGACTCGGTCTCTCCCTCGAAGCGCTCCTCGATGATGACGGCGCCGTCGGACGCGGGATCCTGCGTCGCGACCTCCCCGACGAAATCCCGATGGCGCTGGGCCAGCTCCGCGATGCCATCGCCGCTACCACCAGCACGCTGACCTCCGCGGGACGAAAGATCGATGCGGTGCTCGATCGGGCGATCGCTTCACGTCAGCGGCGGCTATCACAGGTTGCGGACGACCTCGAGCGCGTGCTCGAACGACACCTCCGCAAGCGTGGCGATATCGCGTATGCCCAATACCTCCGGCTGCGGAACGCCCTGCGACCGCGCGGCGCGCCGCAGGAGCGGGTCTTGAGCGTGCCTTCGCTGCTCGCGCGGCACGGCACCGGCTGGCTCGAGGGAGTACGTGCAGCGGCGACTGTCTGGGCCGCTGGCCTCGAGACCGATCCCGGCGAGAGATAGCCTCGTCTCATGTCCCTCATCGGGATTGCGCTTCTCGTCGCGCTGGCCATCCCGATCATCTCGATCGTGGTGAGCGGCCCCATCGGGCGGCGGTTCGTGCGCGGCAGGGAAGCGGACCTTCGCCCCGCACCGCGCGATGCTGAGGAACTGGCCGAGCTCCGCCGACGGATCGATCAGCTGGAGGGCGACGTCGATATCCTCCATAGCCTGCTCACTCAGCTTCGTGAAGAGATGGAATCGCGATGAAGGCTCCCAACCGCGGTTCCTATTTCGTCGCCGCCGGCATTCTCCTCAGTCGGCTTGCGGGGCTGGTCCGCCAACGGATCTTCTCCAAGTACCTCGGAATCTCGGAGGCGTCCGATATCTGGAACGCGGCGTTCCGGATTCCCAACTTCCTCCAGAATCTCTTCGGCGAAGGTGCGCTCTCCGCCTCGTTCATTCCGAGCTACTCGCGCCTGCTGGGCGAGGGGCGCGACGAGGAGGCCCGCCGCCTCGCCGGCGCCGTCCTCTCCCTCCTTGCCGCAACCGTGGCGATTCTCGTGCTGGCCGGCGAACTCGCCACCCCATGGCTCGTCGACCTGATCGTTCCCAGATTCACCCCCGAATCGCGCGACATCACCACCACCCTCGTCCGGATCCTCTTCCCGGCCGCTGGTCTGCTCGTACTCTCCGCGTGGTGTCTCGGCGTTCTCAACTCGCATCGCAAGTTCCTGCTCTCCTACGCCGCGCCAGTTGTCTGGAATGCCACCATCATCCTGACGGTGGTCCTCGGCGCGGCCGGGAAGAGCGAGATGCGATTCGTCGTCGTCGCTGCCTGGGGCGCCGTGTTCGGGTCGTTCCTGCAGATCGCCGTGCAGTGGCCGGTGGTCCGGCAGGTCGGTGGTGCGATCCGGCCGCAGAACTGGCGCGGCGTGGAAGGGGTCCCGCAGGTGGTCCACTCCTTCCTGCCGAACCTGATTTCGCGTGGCGCCAATCAGATCAGTGCCCTGATCGACGTCTGGATCGCCGGATTCATTCCTGGCGCGATCACGGCGATGGGCAACGCCCAGGTGCTCTACACCCTGCCGGTCTCGTTGTTCGGGATGGCGATCTCGGCCGCCGAATTGCCCGAGATGTCGCGCGAGCGGGGTGACCCCGAAGCGATCGCACAGGCGCTGCGCGTGCGACTCGATGCGGCCACCCAGCGGCTGGCCTACTACATCATCCCATCCGCAGTCGGTTTCATCTGTCTCGGCGGGGTCATTTCCGCCGCGGTCTTTCAGTCCGGCAAATTCAATCACGCCGACAGCCAGTATGTCTGGATCGTACTCGCGGGTTCTGCAATCGGGTTGCTCGCGTCGACCCTCGGCCGACTGTATGCCTCTACCTTCTACGCGCTGCACGACACGACGACGCCGCTGCGCTGCGGACTCGTCCGTATCGTCCTCACTGGCGTCCTCGGTCTGCTGGCCGCGCGCGTGATGCCGGGTCTGCTCGGAATAGACCAGAAGTGGGGTGCAGCCGGCATCACGGCGACGGCCGGGATTGCCGGATGGATCGAGTTCATGCTGCTCCGCCGTGGTCTCCGCCGTCGGCTCGGCAATTTCTCGCTTCCGCGCACCGAGCTGGCCAAGCTCTGGACCGCGGCCGTCATCTCGGGGGCAGCGAGCACCGCGATGCGACTCGTGCTCCCCGATGGCGCTGCTCCGATTCCCGTCCTGCTCGCAACCGTTCCGTTGAACGCTGTGGTCTTTCTCGGTATCACCACGGGGCTGGACATCCCGGAGTCCGCCGTGCTGACCGGGCGGATCCGCAGGGTGGCAGCACGACTCTGGAGCCGGCCGTGAACGAAGCGCTCCAGCGCAAGCTGGACACGCTGCCAGACGGCCCGGGGGTCTATCTCTGGAAGGGCGAGGACGGCGAAGTGCTGTATGTCGGCAAGGCGAAGAACCTTCGCAGCCGGGTGCGCTCGTACTTCGCGACCGACTTTGCTGACGCTCCGAAGAATCGCTGGCTGCAGCGAACCATTGCTGATGTCGAAACCATCGTGGTGGCGAACGAGGCGCAGTCGCTACTCCTCGAGAACAACCTGATCAAGGAGTACCTGCCGAAGTTCAACGTCCGGCTCAAGGACGACAAGAGCTATCCTTCGATCGCCGTGACGATGGGCGATCCATTTCCTCGCGTACTCGCGACCCGTCGACGCGATCTTGCCGGTGCCCGGTACTACGGGCCCTACACCGATGTCGGAGACATGCGCCGCACGCTGGGCCTCGTACGCCGGATGTTCACGGTGCGGTCGTGCAGCGACGATATCCCGCGGGAGCGTCGCGAGCGTCCCTGTCTCGATTACCACATCGGGCGGTGCAAGGCGCCGTGTGTGGCCTGGCAATCGGAAGCCGACTATCGCGCGATGATCGGCGAAGTGATCGAATTCCTCGAGGGGCGCACGGTCGATCTCAAGGCCCGGATTCGCGGGATGATGCAAATGGCCAGCGAGCACGAAGACTTCGAGCGGGCACGCGACCTCCGCGATACCCTCAAGTGGCTCGAACAGGTCGAGTCGCCTGCCACGGTCGATGTGGTGGGCACCGGCGACGCTGACGTGATCGGCTACGCCCGGGACGGTGACGACGCCGTCGGCGTGCTGCTTCGGGTGCGTGACGGTCGCGTGATTGGTCGCGAGCATCGCTTCCTGGAAAATGTCGAGGAGACCGCCGATGAAGACGCGTTGGCCGCGTTCCTGATTCGCTGGTATCTGCCGGTAGCAGGGAAGGTTCCCCGACTGGTGCTGCCGTTTCCCCCGGCCGAAGTTGGTGCCCTCGAAGAGCTTCTCCCGGAACAACGGGTCACCATTCCCCAGCGTGGGCTCGCCTCGCGATGGCGTGAGCTCGCGGATCAGAACGCCCGGCATCTGCTTGAATCGCTCCGGATGGAGAGCTTCGAGACCGACGAACGTGCCGAAGATCCCGTCTATGCACTGGGCCGGGAGCTGGGCCTGTCGAGTGTTCCGCGAACCTTCATCGTCATCGATATTTCGACCAACCAGGGCCGGGACACGGTGGGTTCGCTGATCACCTTCGAGGCCGGGCGTCCCAAGAAATCCGAATACCGCAAGTTCAAGATCAAGGGGATCGCGCAACAGGATGACTTCGCCGCGATTCACGAGGTGGTGTCTCGCTATTTTCGCCGGCGCATGGAATCCGGGGAACCGTTCCCGGATCTGGTGGTCATCGACGGCGGCAAGGGGCAGCTCTCCGCCGCGCTCGAGGCGATGACGGCACTCGGGGTCGCGCACGTGCCGCTGGCATCGCTCGCCAAGCGTGACGAGGAAATCTTCCTCCCCGGCCAGAGCGATTCCATTCGCCTCTCCCGTCGCAGCCCCGCGCTCCGCCTGCTCCAGCGTGCGCGCGACGAGGCCCATCGCTTCGGGGTTGCCTACAACCGCAAGCGGCGCAGTGAGCGCACGATCACGTCAGCGCTGCTCGACATTCCAGGTGTGGGGCCCTCGAAGCGCCGGGCGCTGCTCACCACCTTCGGCTCTCTTGCGGGCGTCCGCGCTGCGACTCCCGCCGATATTGCTGCGCTCCCCGGCTTCTCCGAGGCGGTGGCAATTCGCATCCTCGACCATCTGAAAGTGAACAACTGAATGGACTGGCATCTCGAATGTTCTGATTGTGGAATCACCGCTTCCGCGGACGGATTGCCGACGGTCTGCACGGCCTGCGGTCGACCCTGGCTGGTGCGTTACCCCGATCGAATGCATCCTACGACCGAGCGCGCCGAGGTGCGACGGCGCCACGGGATGTGGCGCTTTCGATCGTTCCTCCCGCTGGTGGGGGACGAGGCGCCGGTTACCCTCGGCGAAGGAGATACGCCGCTGCTGCATGCCCCGCGACTTGCGGCGGAACTCAAGCTCGGCAACATCTGGATCAAGGATGAATCGACCAATCCGACCGGCGCGTTCAAGGCGCGTGGTCTGAGCGCCGCGATCACCCGCGCCGTCGCGGCGGGCGCCAATCGTTTCGTGATTCCCACCGCGGGGAATGCTGGAGTGGCCAGCGCCGCCTACGCGGCTCGTGCGGGGGCGACCGTGCGTGTCTTCGCGCCGCGGACCACGCCGGGGACCATCCTGTCCCAGATCATCGCGTTTGGTGGGGAGCTGATCCTGCTCGACGGCCACATCGGCGATTGCGGCAAAGCGGCGCGGGCGTGGGCGGCCGAAACCGGGGCTGTTGATCTCAGCACGCTACGCGAGCCCTACCGTATCGAGGGAAAGAAGACCTTGGGGCTCGAAATCGCGCTGCAGCTGGGGTGGAAGCTCCCCGCAGCGATCATCTACCCGACCGGGGGCGGCACTGGCCTGATCGGGATGTGGAAGGCCTTTCACGAACTCCGGGCGGCGGGCTGGGTCACCGACCCGATGCCCCGCCTTTACTCAGTCCAGAGCACCGGGTGTGCGCCGGTGGTGCGGGCGTTCGAGAGCGGCGCCGAGAGCGCCGAGCCCTGGGCCGACCCCTGGACCATCGCGAGCGGACTTCGGGTACCGGGACCTCTGGGTGACAAGCTGATGCTCCGGATTCTTCGCGAAACCGAGGGCGGGGCGATCGCGGTCGAGGACGCCGAAATGGCCGAGATGGCGCGGCTCGGGACCCGGGCCGAGGGGATCGATTTTGCCCCGGAAGGGGGAGCCAGTCTGGCCGCCGCCGTGGAGCTCCAGCGGCGCGGCCAGCTCGCTCACGGCGAGCAGGTCATCCTCTTCAACACCGGGGCAGGGTGGCTCTATCGGGACCCCGGGGATTTGCTCCCGCCGCCGGCCTGAGGGATATTGGACGGTTGTATTAGCTCTTTCGGTGTAGATGAAGGACGGCCGGTCGTCCCCTATCCCCGGAAGCGTGGGTTCAGCAACGCCGGGTGACCTTCCGGCGTACTCAGGTGGTCAATGTGGTACCCCAGGCGGACACTGCGGTCCGCCTTCGTCGATCCGATTCGAGGAGCAGCAATGCGAAAGATTGGTCTGTTGATGCTGGCAAGCGTCGTGGCTGTACCGATGACGGTACGCGCCCAGGACTACAACCAGCGCGTCCGGATGGCCATGTCGACCAAGTATCAGGGGCCAATGTGCCAGCTCAAGGGCGGCGACTTCCGCGTCTCGAGCGGAGCCACCTACTTGAAGACGGGCGTCGAAGTCCCCGATCCGATCAAGCGCGAGAGCCAGCTCAAGAAAGGCGTCCAGGTCATCACCGAAGCCATTTCCAATTCGGGCCAGGACAAGAGCGCTGCCGCCTGGTACTATCTCGGCCGCCTCGACCTGAATCTCGGCGATCTGCGCGGTGCCGATACTGCCTTCACGAGAGCCGTCGCCCTGCAGCCCGAGTGCGCCGAGGACGTCAAGGGGTACCGCCAGACGGCGTGGGCCGCTCTGATGACTCCTGCTGCCGAAGCCGTCCGCAACAACTCACCGGACTCGGCGCTCGCCCTGTTCCAGCAGGCGTCAATCATTTCGCGTGACTTCCCGCAGGGTTTCTACAACCTGGCCGTACTCTATGCCAACTCAGGCAAGGACGACAGCGCGGCGGTGTACTTCAAGCTCGCGCAGGAGAAGGCGATCAAGGACGAGAAGTTCAATCCGATTCGCAACGGGTCGACCTTCAATCTCGCCGCAATCCTCCAGCGGATGGACAAGCACGCCGAAGCGGCCGCCGAATTGAAGCGCTACCTGACGTGGGAGCCCAATGACGTCGAGGCCAAGAAGGCGCTTATCCTCTCGCTGCGAGCCACTGGGGCGACGGCCGAAGCGTCGCAGCTTCAGCAGCAGATGCTCTCTGCCGGCGCGACGGCCGGTACCCTCAGCAACGAAGATCTCACCTCGATGGGTGTGAATCTCTTCAACGAGAAGAAGTACGCCGAGGCGGCCGACGTGTTCGAGAAGGTCTCCGCGGCCTCTCCCGGTGACCGGGTGGCGCTTGCGAACCTCGCGAACACCTACCTCGCCATGAAGGCAGGCGACAAGCTGGTACCTGCAGCACTCAAGCTGGTCGCGATGGAGCCTCTCAACGAGTCGAACCTGAAGTACCTCGGCGAAGGGTACCGGATGCAGAACAAGCAGGATGACCTTATCAAGACGGTCACCAAGCTGATCCGGCTCCCGACCTCGGTGGAGGTCGACATGCTGCAGCGGAAGAAGGACAGCGCCACCCTGACCGGTCACGCAGTCGGTCGTCAGGCGCAGGATGACGCCGGGAAGTCCCTGCCAGCGGCCGCGCTGACCATTGTGGTCGAGTTCCTGAATGCCGATGGCGCGGTAGTCTCGGGCTCTGATGTCGCCATCCCCGCCTTGCAGCCCGGCGAGAAGCACGAATGGCGCGCCGAGGGTAAGGGCGATGGGATCGTCGCCTGGCGGTACCGGCAGAAGTAGCCGGAGGAAGGACGGCTCGGTCTCGAAGGGGTCAGCGCAACCGCGCTGGCCCCTTTTGGCTTGACTCGAGTGGAATCGGTTCCAGTGCGGTGTCACTTGTATTGACTTTCGACAGAAGTTCGCGGAGCTTCTCTTGGAACTCGACAGGAGAGCCCGATGGCCACCGTCCCGACCCCGATTCCCTCAGATGTGCTGCGTGGCACACTGGACCTGCTCATCCTGCAGACCCTCACCCTCGAGGCAATGCACGGCTGGGGCATCTCGCAACGGATGCAACAGCTCTCCCGGGGCGTGCTCGAGGTCAACCAGGGCTCGCTCTATCCGGCGCTGCAGCGCCTGGAACTTCGCGGCTGGCTCGATAGCGATTGGCGCACGACAGAGAACAATCGGCAGGCGAAGTACTACCGGCTGACAGCCGCAGGACGCCGCGCCCTCGGGGCCGAGACGGCAAGCTGGCGCCGCTATGTCGAAGTGGTCGACCTCATTCTCCAGGAAGGTGTCTGATGGGGGCGCCACGCGGCTTGCTCCGCCGGTTCCGTACCGCACTCTTTCGTGATCGGGTCGAGGGGGAGCTCGATCAAGAAATCACGCTGCACCTGGAACTCGAGACGGCGCGAAATGTCGCACTCGGGATGACCCCTGCTGAAGCACGTCGGCGTGCCCTGGTGGCATTTGGTGGCATCGAGGTCACTCGCGAACTGCATCGCGACGGTCGCGGGACCCGCTGGTTCGACGACCTGCGGGGCGACCTCCGCTACGCGCTCCGCAGCTTGCGTCGCAACCCAGTGCTCACCCTGACAGCAGTCCTCACGCTCGCCCTCGGCATCGGTGCGAACACGGCGATCTTCTCCACGGTCAACGCGGTGATGCTGCGTCCGCTCCCCTTTCCGCATCCGGATGAGCTGGTCGCCGTGTGGGAAGAGAACCCGGATCGGGACTGGCATCAGCAGGATGCGGCGCCGGCCAATTTTCTCGACTGG encodes the following:
- a CDS encoding Glu/Leu/Phe/Val dehydrogenase; its protein translation is MSSSKGAKAKPLIKPDRDRRFASEENPFEAMMSRFDIAATHLKLEPGLYKVLRAPEKQLIVSVPIKRDNGEIEVFTGIRVLHNTSRGPAKGGIRFDLNVTLDEVKALAAWMTWKCAVVNLPFGGAKGGVICDPTTMSDGELERVTRRYTSAIIDLLGPDSDVPAPDVNTNERVMAWIMDTYSMHKRHTVTAVVTGKPIAMGGSLGRRDATGRGCLVVTKRALQRRKQKVAGATVAVQGFGNVGSTAARLMQAEGMKIIAVSDKSGGVHNPKGLDVADVLEWLKKHRVLEGYPKGKPISNEELLTLKCDVLVPAALENVITSKNAHQIQAKIICEGANGPTTAQADAILEEKGIYVIPDILANAGGVTVSYFEWVQDRGGYFWDEETVNERLEKIMIKAFDEVSEMSEKHSVSMRIGAYMLSIDRVAAMHRLRGMYA
- the rlmH gene encoding 23S rRNA (pseudouridine(1915)-N(3))-methyltransferase RlmH; the protein is MQLHLLAVGKLRPAFREACDEYLRRLRRVVAVTEREVREAGRAGSVAQQQTDEGKRLLEALPDDTDLTLLDLDGEPWSSEQVAEQLQRWRLRGRDHALVIGGAVGVAPTLRQRATSSWSLGPLTLPHELARVVVAEQLYRATTILNGEPYHKGNR
- the bshC gene encoding bacillithiol biosynthesis cysteine-adding enzyme BshC, producing MRVFSHPVIPGAAIAPRAATWSDLLTPALLQVPGTEAAIAALHAPGALVVTTGQQPGLFGGPLYTVHKALGAAALAAELSARWKRPVVPLFWLAGDDHDFAEASTASWLDADGALQEWHLAPRDAAAPQRSMAREPLPAEILSGLRTLEQSLPGGEERDATLTWLRRHYVPGHTLHSAYAGAIAELLAPWGILCIDPTGTAFKRAQVPLLTRALERASELDAALAALPDAGTGIAAGEGATLVFYEHESGRDRLLVDGDGFRGRRTGVHFTRDTLLAELAAYPERWSANVLLRPVVEAALLPTVAYVAGPGEYRYLTRQAATLYPLLDVAPQVPVPRWTGTVVEPWAERLLDRLGLSLEALLDDDGAVGRGILRRDLPDEIPMALGQLRDAIAATTSTLTSAGRKIDAVLDRAIASRQRRLSQVADDLERVLERHLRKRGDIAYAQYLRLRNALRPRGAPQERVLSVPSLLARHGTGWLEGVRAAATVWAAGLETDPGER
- the murJ gene encoding murein biosynthesis integral membrane protein MurJ; translated protein: MKAPNRGSYFVAAGILLSRLAGLVRQRIFSKYLGISEASDIWNAAFRIPNFLQNLFGEGALSASFIPSYSRLLGEGRDEEARRLAGAVLSLLAATVAILVLAGELATPWLVDLIVPRFTPESRDITTTLVRILFPAAGLLVLSAWCLGVLNSHRKFLLSYAAPVVWNATIILTVVLGAAGKSEMRFVVVAAWGAVFGSFLQIAVQWPVVRQVGGAIRPQNWRGVEGVPQVVHSFLPNLISRGANQISALIDVWIAGFIPGAITAMGNAQVLYTLPVSLFGMAISAAELPEMSRERGDPEAIAQALRVRLDAATQRLAYYIIPSAVGFICLGGVISAAVFQSGKFNHADSQYVWIVLAGSAIGLLASTLGRLYASTFYALHDTTTPLRCGLVRIVLTGVLGLLAARVMPGLLGIDQKWGAAGITATAGIAGWIEFMLLRRGLRRRLGNFSLPRTELAKLWTAAVISGAASTAMRLVLPDGAAPIPVLLATVPLNAVVFLGITTGLDIPESAVLTGRIRRVAARLWSRP
- the uvrC gene encoding excinuclease ABC subunit UvrC gives rise to the protein MNEALQRKLDTLPDGPGVYLWKGEDGEVLYVGKAKNLRSRVRSYFATDFADAPKNRWLQRTIADVETIVVANEAQSLLLENNLIKEYLPKFNVRLKDDKSYPSIAVTMGDPFPRVLATRRRDLAGARYYGPYTDVGDMRRTLGLVRRMFTVRSCSDDIPRERRERPCLDYHIGRCKAPCVAWQSEADYRAMIGEVIEFLEGRTVDLKARIRGMMQMASEHEDFERARDLRDTLKWLEQVESPATVDVVGTGDADVIGYARDGDDAVGVLLRVRDGRVIGREHRFLENVEETADEDALAAFLIRWYLPVAGKVPRLVLPFPPAEVGALEELLPEQRVTIPQRGLASRWRELADQNARHLLESLRMESFETDERAEDPVYALGRELGLSSVPRTFIVIDISTNQGRDTVGSLITFEAGRPKKSEYRKFKIKGIAQQDDFAAIHEVVSRYFRRRMESGEPFPDLVVIDGGKGQLSAALEAMTALGVAHVPLASLAKRDEEIFLPGQSDSIRLSRRSPALRLLQRARDEAHRFGVAYNRKRRSERTITSALLDIPGVGPSKRRALLTTFGSLAGVRAATPADIAALPGFSEAVAIRILDHLKVNN
- a CDS encoding threonine synthase — its product is MDWHLECSDCGITASADGLPTVCTACGRPWLVRYPDRMHPTTERAEVRRRHGMWRFRSFLPLVGDEAPVTLGEGDTPLLHAPRLAAELKLGNIWIKDESTNPTGAFKARGLSAAITRAVAAGANRFVIPTAGNAGVASAAYAARAGATVRVFAPRTTPGTILSQIIAFGGELILLDGHIGDCGKAARAWAAETGAVDLSTLREPYRIEGKKTLGLEIALQLGWKLPAAIIYPTGGGTGLIGMWKAFHELRAAGWVTDPMPRLYSVQSTGCAPVVRAFESGAESAEPWADPWTIASGLRVPGPLGDKLMLRILRETEGGAIAVEDAEMAEMARLGTRAEGIDFAPEGGASLAAAVELQRRGQLAHGEQVILFNTGAGWLYRDPGDLLPPPA
- a CDS encoding tetratricopeptide repeat protein — protein: MRKIGLLMLASVVAVPMTVRAQDYNQRVRMAMSTKYQGPMCQLKGGDFRVSSGATYLKTGVEVPDPIKRESQLKKGVQVITEAISNSGQDKSAAAWYYLGRLDLNLGDLRGADTAFTRAVALQPECAEDVKGYRQTAWAALMTPAAEAVRNNSPDSALALFQQASIISRDFPQGFYNLAVLYANSGKDDSAAVYFKLAQEKAIKDEKFNPIRNGSTFNLAAILQRMDKHAEAAAELKRYLTWEPNDVEAKKALILSLRATGATAEASQLQQQMLSAGATAGTLSNEDLTSMGVNLFNEKKYAEAADVFEKVSAASPGDRVALANLANTYLAMKAGDKLVPAALKLVAMEPLNESNLKYLGEGYRMQNKQDDLIKTVTKLIRLPTSVEVDMLQRKKDSATLTGHAVGRQAQDDAGKSLPAAALTIVVEFLNADGAVVSGSDVAIPALQPGEKHEWRAEGKGDGIVAWRYRQK
- a CDS encoding PadR family transcriptional regulator, whose protein sequence is MATVPTPIPSDVLRGTLDLLILQTLTLEAMHGWGISQRMQQLSRGVLEVNQGSLYPALQRLELRGWLDSDWRTTENNRQAKYYRLTAAGRRALGAETASWRRYVEVVDLILQEGV